The following nucleotide sequence is from Diospyros lotus cultivar Yz01 chromosome 3, ASM1463336v1, whole genome shotgun sequence.
TTTCGTCCTTGATTGCCCTCACATCTTCCCTGCTTTGAGAGATAGCTTCGTGAGTCTGTCATGCCAAACTACATTGCTTCCATCCTTTATTCTAATTGCTTCAATCTTGTTCCCTCCGCCATTCTGATCTATAATTCATGCACCGATTCAATATGCGGAGATCCACAATGCCACTCACACTAGTCACACTTCGTCGTTAATTGATCTTCTCTGCCTCTCCATAGCCAACGTCAACTCTACATTGGGAATcgtcggctttgataccaaaatgtctAGTCTCTAAGGTTAGTCTTGGCAGATTAGAAATTATAGAACGTCTGGAAGAGAGAAAAGAGCTTTtgggagggagaatttgaaaagagagagaattcgagaaggagagaattgagagggaaacaGAATTAGGATGGAAAGAATTATGTTATTTCTTACatgaattcccatcctcatACATcttagccttatataggctcaTCCCTTCGGCTAACGACCTCTTTGAGGGGTACAATTGGCAATGCAACACTAACTAATTCAGTTGGCATCAGCCAATACatcaaaaaatttcagaattgcCCTTGGATCTTGACATATACTAATTGTTGCTAGCTTTCGGCACCAAAAAGGGCCGCCACTTTTTCAAAGTTACagtttcaaaatatttcaactagCTAACTTCCTTCTAGAAGACTGACCCTTCATTTGCCCATTCCTTCTACCTAAGAATGTATTCCCCTTAGTTATTAGGTACATGAAAATTTCCCCCCcttaaaaattttcttgtcctcaagaaatgtagAGAAGTTGGGTTGTTTGAGGAAATTGTTGGAGCAGGTCCGGCAAGTATTCCCATGTATTGTTATCCAGCTGCAGGGTTAACCATTGACTCCTTTTCCTCTTctactacttcttcttctccttctaaaCAAAGTAGTTGCTTTTTGCATTGATGCCCATGAGTGTATTTGTCTCCACAACGGAAACATAGCCCTGCCTGCCTCCTTTGTTCCATAGTCCTCCCTCCTTATGCTTAAGCCAGATTATTAGTGGATGTTGTTGTCAACCCCTTTGAGTCCGGGCTGAATTTGAGTGCCTCTTTTCCATATCCCTTGTTTCCTTGCTGGAAGGCCCCCCCATTTCCAGGTAATATTAGTTCCGATCTCTCCCTAGGAGGGAATTTGGGAGAGAGACTTACCTGGTTTTATCTTGCAAACTTTAGCATGAACTGCtgcatttgtttattttgttcccTCATCTGGCTTCCAATATCTTCCTTCAACCTTTCAGCTACACTGCCCAGCTTCTTTTCCACCCTTGATTCTATGGATCCCATTCGATTCTGCAGTTCTGCCATCGTTGCAGCCACCTGCTGCAATTGCaactccatttgcttcattctGGTGCCTTCTGCCATTGTAAGGGAAGATTCTTGCGAGATTTGTGGCCTAGgacttgctttgataccaaaatgtcaaatCCTTGAATCCGATGGGAAGTTCTTACTAAATTGGTGAGAATCCGGTTaagaaattagagggaaatgagaagaattccAGAGGGGGAGAGAAGACATAGATACGagggaaatttgagagagaagagagattgagagggaaattagaagtttttgattaatttctttgattcCTCCCACACTGAATGCAATCAGTAATTATATATTGATTGTAATTAGCTTTTGGCACCAAAAAGGGCCCCTACTTTTTCAAAGTTAcagctttcaaaatattgcaactATCTAACTTCCTTCTAGATAATGACCTTTCATCTGCCCATTCCTTCTACTCGAGAATGTATTCCCCTTAGTTATTGGGCACATGACAGATACTCACTGTGAATACTGTCTTCTATCATCATaactgaaaaggaaaaaaaaaacgattTCCTTCACTTTGTATGACCTATTTTGTGAAATAGCATAGGCACCTTAACATTTTTGTCTagtttgtatattttttagttCAAGTTATAGAAACAACTTctttagaagaaaaaaggaagtcTGAATCCAAAAAGACCATCTCCCAATTGTCGCAACGAAAGGAGTTGCTTGCCCTAGGGATGTccttttcatatattttgtgGCGCAAACAATGTCAGTCATGCAtcatattttcataaaactgtGTGTGTTTTCATTTATGTATGAGGTATTTTGAGACTCTGGGGGAAGTCTCTAAAAAGAGCCTTCACATGACCCATAACTATGTCACATGTTGAATCTATAGGAAATTGTTCGCCAAACCCCTTGGAGTGACCCCTGCATATGATCAACCTTGGCGGTATCATGTTAGTGAGGGAGACTGGCATCAGCTAAAGACCCTTGCCTAATGGGTTCACACCCCCATAGGCGGGCTGAAGAGAGGAGGAACATAGCTTTAAATAGAAAGCACAATGCAACCAACCTGACTTCCGACCAAGTCTGATAACCAATTTGGCTAACAAGTAAGCTGCGACACAGAGCTCCTTAGTCCGTCAGTGGCAATGAGGATTACTTTATGTTGGTAACCCTTCATCACCCAAGAGTCTTCCATGACTCTGCCACCTCACAGGTGTCATCCTGACCATTGGCTGGATGACTAATCCTAGCCTGCCTATTGTAATGTCCTTATTTGTTGAATGCCTATTTGCACCTCCCTCTACTAATGTTTTGATTACTTCCGTAACTGTTTCTATTTGTAATATCAGACCTTGGCCCTTTGATTTAGAAAGTTCCAGCAGttcaattttctctttattgTGAATTATTACATGGAGTAACTATCAGATGGTGTGATGTTCACTgcaattctattatttatatgGGTGCCCTAACTCCCTATTTCATGAAGTTCCCTGGtgcaattttattattaacCATGATTCTTGCAAATTCATTACtcacatttatttttatattgttacACATCATGTGAAAACTGATAAGTTTTTATGCCCATTTGAAGACATCTGGATGATGTTATACTCGtacatatatgaaaaattcaaaGGTGATCAATCTATGTAACCAGAAAATGCTAACCCTCAAGCAATGTAAAATTGGTACTCTTATTCTAAAATAAGGTATAGTTTCacagaaaatgagaaatttaaCAATCTGACGCAATCCtaaagtttagatttatttccataaatttttttattggagggaaaaagttaaaaataattagccGAAATTTAGGAAGAATGGAGCTTTTGCAagacaaatatgacaaaattttCATCATATTTTGAGAAATGTGTTTCTATAtgattaatttgaagaaaaagatttttttttatttagttttataacACTGCTGGTCATCACCTAAAAGTGATAGCTAAAGATAATTCTTAAGTTCATAGAACCAAGTGGTATACCTAAGTCTTCCAGAGTAAACTTACCGATGTGGGATTGAGTCATGAGAAgctccttttttttatttcttggtGTCTTCTATAACCTAGAAATccatatttcaatttgattcaaAGAAATCCCAAATCGCTTTCATGTCCTATACCCACTCAATGGTGGTCTTTGATTAGTTTTGGCACCATTTATAACACCATGGGTCCTCTCCCAAAAGTACTAGTTAAAGTTAACTCTTAGGTTCATAGAACCAAGTAAATATACCCAAGGCTTCGCAATAAACTACTACTAATGTGGGATTTGGTTATGATAAGTTTATTGGATTCTAATTAATAGGAAATAATTGCTCtagaatttattttagattGTATTATTACTCTTGTATCAAATTCTAGCATGTGAACCACACCGCAACTTTATTTTATTCCACATACCAGAACGATTCACCAATCAGGAAATATGATGCAAGATCTTGGCCAGTATGCAATTCTTTAATATTTCAGATAGTTCAATGCAACTAACTCTGCACGTGCAAAATAATAGCTTTTGATCAGTTTTCAAGTTAGGATAAAGTAGTGCAGTTAGGGTTAACAGTCAAAACACAATACTCAAAACACCATAAAATAGGAAAGTTTGGAGCTCGTTTATATATAGatttaaacattatttttgAATACTTCCAAGTCTACTGCAAAAGAACATTCAGCAAGAAGAAAAGGTCAAATATTTCCAAGGCGTAAATTTGCTTCTTTTGTAAGCATGTCAATTTATGTCCACTTCATCCTGTAACTGGTAACAAATTGGCAGCCCTGAGATTGGTTGCTTGTTTTATGTTAGAATCATCATAAGTTGACCTGTCGAAATTTTTgcagtgtttttttttttgccctttATCTGCTAGTGGACTGATAACCTTGTTAAGACAAGTTTGCTGCATTATTGGCCTCATTCGATGAGCTTGTAGTTTTTCATGATTGGCCtcgtttgttttattttttgaaatgacAAATTGTTCCAGATAAATTGTTCCAGATCTTTGACTTTACTAGTTTTCAAGTCTATGCACTAAAATATGTGCTCTGTTGTAGCTGGTTGCTGAAAGTGATATAAAGTCCTTTTTATGATATTACTCAGATTACTGGCAACCCTTGGTAGCAATTTTAAGGCTGCTCTTTTGTGACTGAGGTGCTCCTAGGTGCAAGGCGCAGCTGAGAGCTCCTCTGCATAGCTAAGGCACATGCCTGAGCCAGAGGCATACATCTTTTGCGCCCATGTCAtagtgtttttttcttttttaatttttgaaaggtGTTAGCTTGGTTTTTCTTTGGAGAATATGTTTTTTCTGTAAATATGAAATCATAATGTAATAGATCAGAGAGAGGCGAGTCAGGTACTGGTTGCCAGAGGTCTGCTGGACTGCTGCTGTCCATGCTGCTGGCGCATGGGCCTACCTCCAGCAACCTGCTTTTCTTTGGCAGTGTCATTTGAGGCAGGCGAACCAGCTCCAGCtactattctttcattttttgctttccatttgtgttttatttccttggtttctctttttcttccattttcttttcccagtTTCATGTCTTTgtgtatttttctgttcttttggCAATAAAGAGGCAGGTTCATATGCTGGTTTGCTGTTTTTCCCTAATGTTTTTTATTGTACCACCTGCaacctcattttctttattgttttttttttgtttgtaattttaGCTATTTCTGTTGTTTTTTCTCTGTTCTTTTgtttcaatgattttttttttttataatttttatgtagaATAAAAGCTCAATTTGGCCTTGAACTTTTTGCGATTTGTCACTTTAGCCCCTGAACTATTTTTTGGCCCAAATGCATCCCTGTACTTTATGAATTGGTCCACTTTGACCCTTTTCCccctttttaactttttttgtcCGCTCATATATACTCATGTACTTTACGAACTAGGGCCAAAGTGGACCAATTCATAAAGTACATGGGTATATTTGAGCGGGAAGGGGGGTAAAGTGAAAATTGTGAAAGGTTCAGGGACCAAATTGGGCTTTTATACTCTAATGTAACAATAAAGCaacatgttttctttcttttaattttcttatttactttttgtaacatttgggcttgaattaaataatattagttcttattatagtaatatagtgttggttatttgttatttatgattttattaagttttcatttctctctttattggtatatattgaaaataatgatgtaccccTCACACCCAAAAGTCAGATCCAAAAGGCTTACCCTTACCACTTGCACCTTGAGCTTCAAGCCCCGTTGTACCACTATCACTTTTTGATTACTGCATTTGAGTTATCCAGTGTATCTTTGAAATTTATTACAAATATGTGTTCAACCGTGTTTCCATATCCATCAAAAATTAATGAAAGAAATGGTAGTGACATGTTATGTCTTTTGTTCAATCAACTTAGTCAGAATTCCTGATTTGGTTGTGCTTCATTTTCCTTGTGCTCTAATATGAGTGtgctttttaattttccatCAGAGGAGAATTCTGAAAGTATTGCTACAACCCATCTTTGTCATAGCTTTGTGTTTAGTCTGATATGCATGCTAGTGATGGAAAACAAGAATTACAGGCTAAACCTACTAAGTTTTGTGAGGCATTTGTTATCATGCAAGTTTTGATAAGTACAAATTTCATAGGAGGCGTGGTTAGTACTGGATGAGAACACTTGGAACAGGTATCTTCTGcttgatattttaatctaaattatatttgatgTATCATGTGAGAAAAACACCTATATGATGCTCTTTTTTGGGAAGTGAATGGAATGAAATAAGATTTTTGTAAAAGAAGTAgatgaagaccaagaaaaaatTTGATGGAAAACTCTTAAGCTTGATACATGTTATAATGGCCTTACAGAAGATATAAtaatagatagagatgattgcCAAGTTAGAATCTATGTAGCCAACTGCACCGGGTGAGATTAATGGATTATATGTTGTTTTATAGTTGATGTATTGTGTATAATTACTGGCCTATTATATTAGGTTTTACTATGTTCATTTGCTTATATTCATGAATTCATAGCGAATTGCTACAAGGTTTCCAAGTCTGCTTGAAATACCTTACCTTGAGGAAATCTGAATGGCATGGTTGCATTTAATGCAGATGGTGCTTTTTTGACCTTGATGAGAACTCTGTGGAAGACAATTATGGCGGTCTCGTAATGAAGGCTAGAAGGTGTGAAACTTTTAACATACTGGAACAGGTTCCACCTGCAAAGAAACCTCGAACAGAGCAAAATGGAGGAAGATTACCTGATGCCGCTAGTTCAAATGAAAACATGGAACAGCAGATCTGGAAAAATTTCCCTGAAGACCTCTTTGAAGCTGTCATTGCAAGACTTCCCGTTGCTGCATTCTTCCGCTTCCGCTCAGTTTGTAGGAAGTGGAATTCCTTGCTGACCTCACATAGTTTCTCTCAGATATGTGCGCAGGTTCCACAAACCCAGCCTTGGTTTTATGTCATGACTCGTGAAAATACGAATACTGGAGCCATGTATGACCCTTCTTTGAAAAAATGGCACCACCCTACCATGCCTACTCTGCCAACAAAGTTGATAGTCTTTCCAGTGGCTTCTGCTGGTGGTCTTGTCTGCTTTGTTGATATTAGGGATCGGAGTTTCTTTGTCTGCAATCCTCTTACTCAATCATTCAAGGAATTGCCAGCAAGGTCAGTCAGGGGCTGGTTTCCAGTTGCGGTAGGGATGACTCTGAACGGGGAATTGACAAGTGGAGGCTATAAGATCCTTTGGGTGGATTGTAATGGGGAGTATGAAGTTTATGACTCCATAGAGAACTCCTGGACTTGTCCCGGGAGCATGCCCTCTGCTGTGAAGCTTCCGTTGTCACTGAACTTTAGGACCCGGGCAGTATCCATTGGTCACACAATTTACTTCATGAGATTAGACCCTGATGGTATTGTGTCCTACAATACAGCTACGGGCGTCTGGATGCAGTTTGTGGTCCCTGCCCCCGTGCATCTGCGTGATCGTGCACTTGTAGAACGCAATGGGCAGATCATGCTTGTGGGGCTGCTGACAAAGAATGCTGCCACATGCGTATGCGTGTGGGAGCTGCAGAAGATGACTCTCTTGTGGAAGGAGGTTGACAGAATGCCAAACATATGGTGCTTGGAGTTTTATGGAAAGCACATTAGGATGACTTGCTTAGGTAACAAAGGTTTACTCATGTTGTCATTGAGATCAAGACAAGTGAACCAGCTGGTTACCTATGATCTATCGAGCAGGGAATGGCTGAAGGTTCCTGGGTGCATGCTGCCATGCGGGAAGAAGCGTCTGAATACTACATACGGCACTGCATTTCACCCGTGCCCAACAGCTTCGGCCTGATTTAGCAACATTGCTATATCAGATGCATGATGTCTCACATTTTGTGGGGTTTCACCCGCGGTGGCTGCAAGCTTTTCGCCAGTACTTAAGGTTGCAGCCTGATTTGTCGGCGTTAATATAAGTTAATGATCTTAGGGGGGAACTATGATGATGTTATTTCTCTTTATGCGGGCATTTAAGTTTGAATTAAGCAgaccggaaaaaaaaaaaaaaaagaaatgcttGTTGTTTCAATGGGGATGAGAATGGGACATGAGCCAGCAGCTTTGATGAAAATAATAATCCTTGTTAAAGAACTTCTCTCCTTGTTTACTGAGATGCCAGCCCGAGAGCTGCTGTATGTATGGGTCAGCTTTCGAACCCCACTGCCCAAATTGGGGGTTACCTAACAGGAGGCTTTCTCGTTGCAAGAGAAGTCGTTACTCAGAAAGAACCTCACGTACTAGATAGAGCTGACAGGATGCATGCTTCGTATTACAACCTGACCTAAAATGGTTTTAAAAGGCGGCATGCGTACTGGGGACCGGCCGAAAAGCGCTTCTTAATCTTTTCATCTCGGcccattattatatataatattagaaGCCTCTTACTTACTTAGATTTGTGGTGAGATTTTGAGTTTGGAATTTGGTTGCATATGAAAGGATTGTCACTGCTACTATTTGACTAAGGGTTTAATTACGGATCAATCAATGTTTTCACGTATTTGGAGAATCTGCTATGTGAATTACGACACATTttatgatagaaaaaaaaaaaatgtataatcaTGGGGCTGCATTGGTAAACAGAGAGATTCAAGCAGCTGTGTATATGGTATGGATGGCTACCGCTTAGGTTGGTTATAATATTATCCATCATCTATTCACAATTCAAGTATGTGAGAACTAAACTAGATATGACCTAATTGAATTTAAATCTAAAccaaattcatataatttaattttgaactcGTTAGAAGAGCTGTTAATAAGTAATTCAGATCTaaactactactactactagcTTATTCATCGTGTTTTTGTGTTCGTTTCCTTtcctctccccctctctctctctcccacccattttttgtttccaaaagaaaaagagCCGCCCCCAACAACATAGCCACCATTTTTGTTTCTAAGTCTTATTCGTCAAACCCTTGTGTTATCGGGGCTTTAGAGATCATTGAGGTACAATCTGAATCTGCTACAACTACTAGTACGGGTGTCCATGGAGCTCTCATTGATTTGGATTTTACATTGGCTTcaaataaaatagatttttattagatttataaaattgaatcaGGAATtgataaatcaattcttatataGGGTTGAAGTGAACTGAATCAACCAAATAAGAGTTGAGTTGGTTCGTATTGGTCCTGCATTCCAAttatacataataatttattcatatcAAACTCTTGTTATATCAATGCTCACCAAATAATTTGCACATAAAGTATACTACACAACTGTTAGTAATTTGCTTTCAATAGCGATAGGGATCTCTCAacaaataactaataaatttataatctcaaataacattaaatttttatgtatttatattatatatttttattatatttgtgtatataagTTAATTTTAGTCAAATTCGTGACCTTAAGAGCGCATTTGGTACGGGAGAAGTTTATAAATTcttaaaattcattattcttGGGAATGcttttagaaatatttgattatcagaatttatgtaattctatatttggttagttttaaacattttcatgaatgttgagtattttttttttaaaaaatttacatttctatatttgatttaaatataatattcttaggaatttatgtttttttttcaaaattatccttatttaattttttatttaaaaataataaattccttaCAACATCTttagaaagtcaaaaaaatttcatttttttacacattatgtatatatatatgcatgtatatatataatatatacataatatatatgtttgtatgaatatttactttaatatatatataatattttataataaataatataaatatatataatatatataatatgtttatatGGGATTACAAAAGGATAAAgggtattttaatctttttctttattaaaaacattCTGAGTCTATGAGAAACTTGGATTCTCAACCCTCgcatgaaaatctttttgttacttaaaaatcattttcgagaatcctattttttaaaattcattttataaaataattgtaTCAAACATGGGAATACAAATTTCCGACCTAACATTTTcaagaatcttaaaatttctcttataccaaacacaccctaaaagagttaaaatcaaaatcaaattgattATCACTTGATCCAATTTTTTGGAATCCACAACCCATATGAtctactaaaaaaattgaattaaaccaaattaatcACATTAACTTCGCTTAGTTTTCAAGTATATCTAGATTTATGGACACCTCTAATTACCACcggtatatatattttttaaaattttaaaaaattctttttattttaaaaaaataatactattcaTCACGGTGATGTAACAATTCACGTGGAAGTGTTTGCTTAACAAAAATGAAAGGGtgcaacaaattttattttttatattttttaaataaatatataatattaattaaacattttcaCATAGACTGCTATATCACCACTGTTCATATCTACTAaagtaacgtttgttaaaataagtaaaatagg
It contains:
- the LOC127797409 gene encoding F-box only protein 6 isoform X1, which codes for MEGLAMLKQLIGEVQQLLHNGHRHHHHHHRWCFFDLDENSVEDNYGGLVMKARRCETFNILEQVPPAKKPRTEQNGGRLPDAASSNENMEQQIWKNFPEDLFEAVIARLPVAAFFRFRSVCRKWNSLLTSHSFSQICAQVPQTQPWFYVMTRENTNTGAMYDPSLKKWHHPTMPTLPTKLIVFPVASAGGLVCFVDIRDRSFFVCNPLTQSFKELPARSVRGWFPVAVGMTLNGELTSGGYKILWVDCNGEYEVYDSIENSWTCPGSMPSAVKLPLSLNFRTRAVSIGHTIYFMRLDPDGIVSYNTATGVWMQFVVPAPVHLRDRALVERNGQIMLVGLLTKNAATCVCVWELQKMTLLWKEVDRMPNIWCLEFYGKHIRMTCLGNKGLLMLSLRSRQVNQLVTYDLSSREWLKVPGCMLPCGKKRLNTTYGTAFHPCPTASA
- the LOC127797409 gene encoding F-box only protein 6 isoform X2, whose translation is MKARRCETFNILEQVPPAKKPRTEQNGGRLPDAASSNENMEQQIWKNFPEDLFEAVIARLPVAAFFRFRSVCRKWNSLLTSHSFSQICAQVPQTQPWFYVMTRENTNTGAMYDPSLKKWHHPTMPTLPTKLIVFPVASAGGLVCFVDIRDRSFFVCNPLTQSFKELPARSVRGWFPVAVGMTLNGELTSGGYKILWVDCNGEYEVYDSIENSWTCPGSMPSAVKLPLSLNFRTRAVSIGHTIYFMRLDPDGIVSYNTATGVWMQFVVPAPVHLRDRALVERNGQIMLVGLLTKNAATCVCVWELQKMTLLWKEVDRMPNIWCLEFYGKHIRMTCLGNKGLLMLSLRSRQVNQLVTYDLSSREWLKVPGCMLPCGKKRLNTTYGTAFHPCPTASA